A window of Vespa velutina chromosome 15, iVesVel2.1, whole genome shotgun sequence contains these coding sequences:
- the LOC124954325 gene encoding roquin-2 isoform X2 — MPIQAPQWTEFLSCPVCCHDFDVAVRGPISLGCGHTICRTCLANLHRKQCPFDQSTINTEIERLPVNEALLQLVGNTVPTNVATSYQKLLPPEDHTNYLVAKRCIEELALYLKPCQTNPTIAAGMGLVSRPMQRKLVTLVGCQLVEPEGRARAVRAARSLGERSVTELILQHQNPQQLSANLWAAVRARGCQFLGPALEDGSALSRKVLVMFVVQRLEPHFPQASKTSIGHVVQLLYRASCFKVSKREGDSSLMQLKEEFRTYDALRREHDAQIVQIATEAGLRIAPDQWSALLYGDTGHKSHMQSIIDKLQTPQSFAQSVQELVIALQRTPDPGQLSGLRPQLELLAAIDPSPETEPPTLAECRAALEAVRTVVAALVEFIQQHGNRKCSDGTHNIGPSQPKYKVSMCRDLALRGSCPRATNCTFAHSDMELDKYRSKNRKLSIRTNLPLNSNTELKTDKSIVVQNNKVFKQSEEAPYHSIKPHDIHRDSFNSLNKVNPTQHPIVSNENNFVGSLTNYMLPPPQNLSHMVPVKSMDIHCPHYIMPAASLDYNTTDMNMWDPPQVTSGVTNGISNSKKQRTVAKTLAMLLQRRMEILNQLETIVNKQAPQMKMNCDIQGDLLSSNLSIWANSSGSPIGPASNMSCSNNFRCADSVLFDDEFVPFDASPSSKYGPISKLSKTMIRSPNGVPPTSLYNEGPPAISTFRPMPAPNSISSWYYGNQPYASIGTNGGMQSVTTSNYGDGYIALGRNISESQTHSHLLQQECMSKDLILESQKVKQQLKHLEKKINDLKLATQGAAFTAGERLAQELQMIEAGIREKEKDVRNWSPYGGTLPWIQSPASLLTNQSFNQDYKTEEEDTYEAGIANDMRELELRWEFELQEQEKHWSSEEDNSKK; from the exons ATGCCAATACAGGCACCACAGTGGACTGAATTTCTTTCTTGCCCAGTTTGTTGTCATGACTTTGATGTGGCCGTACGAGGTCCAATATCTTTAGGATGTGGTCATACTATATGCCGTACGTGTCTAGCAAATTTGCATCGCAAGCAATGTCCTTTCGATCAG AGTACTATAAACActgaaatagaaagattacCAGTAAATGAAGCTCTGCTTCAATTAGTTGGTAATACTGTTCCAACAAATGTTGCAACATcgtatcaaaaattattaccaCCTGAAGATCATACTAATTACTTAGTGGCTAAGCGCTGCATTGAAGAATTAGCGCTCTATTTGAAACCATGTCAGACAAATCCAACCATAGCAGCAGGAATGGGACTTGTGTCTCGTCCGATGCAGAGAAAATTGGTTACGTTGGTAGGGTGCCAATTAGTAGAACCAGAGGGAAGAGCACGTGCTGTAAGAGCAGCTCGAAGCTTAGGGGAAAGATCCGTCACAGAGTTAATATTACAACATCAAAATCCTCAACAGCTTAGTGCCAATTTGTGGGCTGCTGTACGTGCACGCGGTTGTCAGTTCCTTGGGCCAG CTTTGGAGGATGGTTCAGCTCTTTCGAGAAAAGTTTTAGTAATGTTTGTGGTTCAACGTTTGGAACCACATTTTCCACAAGCATCGAAAACAAGTATTGGACATGTAGTACAGCTCCTTTATAGAGCAAGTTGTTTCAAG GTATCCAAGAGAGAGGGCGATTCATCTTTAATGCAgctaaaagaagaatttagaACATATGATGCTTTAAGAAGAGAACACGATGCTCAGATTGTTCAAATAGCAACTGAAGCTGGATTACGAATAGCTCCTGATCAATGGTCCGCATTATTGTATGGAGATACTGGTCATAAGTCTCATATGCAAAGTATTATTGACAAGCTACAAACGCCACAATCTTTTGCTCAAAGCGTGCAAGAATTAGTTATTGCCTTACAACGTACACCTGATCCAGGACAACTTAGCGGTTTAAGGCCACAGCTAGAATTATTAGCTGCAATAGATCCTAGTCCAg aaacaGAGCCGCCCACATTAGCTGAATGTCGTGCAGCATTGGAAGCTGTTAGAACTGTGGTTGCAGCTTTGGTGGAATTCATTCAACAACatggaaatagaaaatgttcaGATGGTACTCATAATATTGGTCCAAGTCAACCAAAATACAAAGTAAGCATGTGTAGAGACCTTGCTCTTAGAGGATCGTGTCCAAGAGCTACCAATTGTACTTTTGCACATAGTGACATGGAACTTGACAA aTATAGATCAAAGAACCGAAAGTTGAGTATCAGAACAAATTTACCTCTGAATAGTAACACGGAATTAAAGACGGATAAGTCTATTGTTGTTCAAAACAACAAGGTTTTTAAGCAAAGCGAAGAGGCACCTTATCATTCCATAAAACCACATGATATTCATAGGGATA gtTTTAATTCATTGAATAAAGTCAATCCAACGCAACATCCCATCgttagtaacgaaaataattttgttggaTCTTTGACAAATTACATGTTGCCACCGCCACAAAATTTATCACATATGGTTCCTGTGAAAAGCATGGACATTCATTGTCCTCATTATATTATGCCTGCAGCATCTTTAGATTATAACACAACTGATATGAATATGTGGGATCCGCCACAAGTAACGTCAGGTGTAACAAATGGGATTTCTAATAGTAAAAAG CAACGAACAGTAGCAAAAACATTGGCAATGTTGTTACAACGTAGAATGGAAATTTTGAATCAACTTGAAACTATAGTCAACAAGCAAGCTCCTCAGATGAAAATG AATTGTGACATTCAAGGAGATCTGCTTTCATCGAATTTATCGATATGGGCAAATTCATCTGGGAGTCCTATAGGTCCTGCATCAAATATGAGTTGCAGTAATAATTTTCGATGTGCAGATTCTGTATTGTTTGATGATGAATTTGTACCATTCGATGCATCACCTTCGAGCAAGTATGGACCAATATCCAAATTATCAAAAACGATGATAAG ATCTCCAAATGGTGTACCACCTACAAGTTTGTATAATGAGGGTCCACCTGCAATATCTACTTTTCGACCTATGCCAGCTCCTAATTCCATTTCATCATGGTATTACGGAAATCAGC CTTATGCGTCTATTGGTACAAACGGAGGAATGCAATCTGTTACTACATCCAATTATGGAGATGGATATATCGCTCTCGGACGAAATATATCAGAATCACAAACGCACTCGCATCTTTTGCAACAGGAATGTATGTCCAAAGA TTTAATCTTGGAATCACAGAAAGTAAAACAACAATTGAAACAtttagagaagaaaattaatgatttaaag CTTGCAACGCAAGGTGCAGCTTTTACAGCCGGTGAAAGACTTGCGCAGGAGTTGCAAATGATTGAAGCGGGTattagagaaaaggaaaaggacgTGAGAAATTGGAGTCCGTATGGTGGTACTTTACCATGGATTCAATCACCAGCTAGCTTACTTACTAATCAAAGCTTTAATCAGGATTATAAGACCGAAgag gAAGATACATATGAGGCTGGCATTGCGAATGATATGCGCGAATTAGAATTACGATGGGAGTTTGAACTGCAGGAACAAGAGAAACATTGGTCGAGCGAAGAAGATAATTCGAAAAAGTAA
- the LOC124954325 gene encoding roquin-2 isoform X1, with protein MPIQAPQWTEFLSCPVCCHDFDVAVRGPISLGCGHTICRTCLANLHRKQCPFDQSTINTEIERLPVNEALLQLVGNTVPTNVATSYQKLLPPEDHTNYLVAKRCIEELALYLKPCQTNPTIAAGMGLVSRPMQRKLVTLVGCQLVEPEGRARAVRAARSLGERSVTELILQHQNPQQLSANLWAAVRARGCQFLGPAMQEEVLKLVLLALEDGSALSRKVLVMFVVQRLEPHFPQASKTSIGHVVQLLYRASCFKVSKREGDSSLMQLKEEFRTYDALRREHDAQIVQIATEAGLRIAPDQWSALLYGDTGHKSHMQSIIDKLQTPQSFAQSVQELVIALQRTPDPGQLSGLRPQLELLAAIDPSPETEPPTLAECRAALEAVRTVVAALVEFIQQHGNRKCSDGTHNIGPSQPKYKVSMCRDLALRGSCPRATNCTFAHSDMELDKYRSKNRKLSIRTNLPLNSNTELKTDKSIVVQNNKVFKQSEEAPYHSIKPHDIHRDSFNSLNKVNPTQHPIVSNENNFVGSLTNYMLPPPQNLSHMVPVKSMDIHCPHYIMPAASLDYNTTDMNMWDPPQVTSGVTNGISNSKKQRTVAKTLAMLLQRRMEILNQLETIVNKQAPQMKMNCDIQGDLLSSNLSIWANSSGSPIGPASNMSCSNNFRCADSVLFDDEFVPFDASPSSKYGPISKLSKTMIRSPNGVPPTSLYNEGPPAISTFRPMPAPNSISSWYYGNQPYASIGTNGGMQSVTTSNYGDGYIALGRNISESQTHSHLLQQECMSKDLILESQKVKQQLKHLEKKINDLKLATQGAAFTAGERLAQELQMIEAGIREKEKDVRNWSPYGGTLPWIQSPASLLTNQSFNQDYKTEEEDTYEAGIANDMRELELRWEFELQEQEKHWSSEEDNSKK; from the exons ATGCCAATACAGGCACCACAGTGGACTGAATTTCTTTCTTGCCCAGTTTGTTGTCATGACTTTGATGTGGCCGTACGAGGTCCAATATCTTTAGGATGTGGTCATACTATATGCCGTACGTGTCTAGCAAATTTGCATCGCAAGCAATGTCCTTTCGATCAG AGTACTATAAACActgaaatagaaagattacCAGTAAATGAAGCTCTGCTTCAATTAGTTGGTAATACTGTTCCAACAAATGTTGCAACATcgtatcaaaaattattaccaCCTGAAGATCATACTAATTACTTAGTGGCTAAGCGCTGCATTGAAGAATTAGCGCTCTATTTGAAACCATGTCAGACAAATCCAACCATAGCAGCAGGAATGGGACTTGTGTCTCGTCCGATGCAGAGAAAATTGGTTACGTTGGTAGGGTGCCAATTAGTAGAACCAGAGGGAAGAGCACGTGCTGTAAGAGCAGCTCGAAGCTTAGGGGAAAGATCCGTCACAGAGTTAATATTACAACATCAAAATCCTCAACAGCTTAGTGCCAATTTGTGGGCTGCTGTACGTGCACGCGGTTGTCAGTTCCTTGGGCCAG CAATGCAAGAGGAAGTTCTCAAACTAGTTCTTTTAGCTTTGGAGGATGGTTCAGCTCTTTCGAGAAAAGTTTTAGTAATGTTTGTGGTTCAACGTTTGGAACCACATTTTCCACAAGCATCGAAAACAAGTATTGGACATGTAGTACAGCTCCTTTATAGAGCAAGTTGTTTCAAG GTATCCAAGAGAGAGGGCGATTCATCTTTAATGCAgctaaaagaagaatttagaACATATGATGCTTTAAGAAGAGAACACGATGCTCAGATTGTTCAAATAGCAACTGAAGCTGGATTACGAATAGCTCCTGATCAATGGTCCGCATTATTGTATGGAGATACTGGTCATAAGTCTCATATGCAAAGTATTATTGACAAGCTACAAACGCCACAATCTTTTGCTCAAAGCGTGCAAGAATTAGTTATTGCCTTACAACGTACACCTGATCCAGGACAACTTAGCGGTTTAAGGCCACAGCTAGAATTATTAGCTGCAATAGATCCTAGTCCAg aaacaGAGCCGCCCACATTAGCTGAATGTCGTGCAGCATTGGAAGCTGTTAGAACTGTGGTTGCAGCTTTGGTGGAATTCATTCAACAACatggaaatagaaaatgttcaGATGGTACTCATAATATTGGTCCAAGTCAACCAAAATACAAAGTAAGCATGTGTAGAGACCTTGCTCTTAGAGGATCGTGTCCAAGAGCTACCAATTGTACTTTTGCACATAGTGACATGGAACTTGACAA aTATAGATCAAAGAACCGAAAGTTGAGTATCAGAACAAATTTACCTCTGAATAGTAACACGGAATTAAAGACGGATAAGTCTATTGTTGTTCAAAACAACAAGGTTTTTAAGCAAAGCGAAGAGGCACCTTATCATTCCATAAAACCACATGATATTCATAGGGATA gtTTTAATTCATTGAATAAAGTCAATCCAACGCAACATCCCATCgttagtaacgaaaataattttgttggaTCTTTGACAAATTACATGTTGCCACCGCCACAAAATTTATCACATATGGTTCCTGTGAAAAGCATGGACATTCATTGTCCTCATTATATTATGCCTGCAGCATCTTTAGATTATAACACAACTGATATGAATATGTGGGATCCGCCACAAGTAACGTCAGGTGTAACAAATGGGATTTCTAATAGTAAAAAG CAACGAACAGTAGCAAAAACATTGGCAATGTTGTTACAACGTAGAATGGAAATTTTGAATCAACTTGAAACTATAGTCAACAAGCAAGCTCCTCAGATGAAAATG AATTGTGACATTCAAGGAGATCTGCTTTCATCGAATTTATCGATATGGGCAAATTCATCTGGGAGTCCTATAGGTCCTGCATCAAATATGAGTTGCAGTAATAATTTTCGATGTGCAGATTCTGTATTGTTTGATGATGAATTTGTACCATTCGATGCATCACCTTCGAGCAAGTATGGACCAATATCCAAATTATCAAAAACGATGATAAG ATCTCCAAATGGTGTACCACCTACAAGTTTGTATAATGAGGGTCCACCTGCAATATCTACTTTTCGACCTATGCCAGCTCCTAATTCCATTTCATCATGGTATTACGGAAATCAGC CTTATGCGTCTATTGGTACAAACGGAGGAATGCAATCTGTTACTACATCCAATTATGGAGATGGATATATCGCTCTCGGACGAAATATATCAGAATCACAAACGCACTCGCATCTTTTGCAACAGGAATGTATGTCCAAAGA TTTAATCTTGGAATCACAGAAAGTAAAACAACAATTGAAACAtttagagaagaaaattaatgatttaaag CTTGCAACGCAAGGTGCAGCTTTTACAGCCGGTGAAAGACTTGCGCAGGAGTTGCAAATGATTGAAGCGGGTattagagaaaaggaaaaggacgTGAGAAATTGGAGTCCGTATGGTGGTACTTTACCATGGATTCAATCACCAGCTAGCTTACTTACTAATCAAAGCTTTAATCAGGATTATAAGACCGAAgag gAAGATACATATGAGGCTGGCATTGCGAATGATATGCGCGAATTAGAATTACGATGGGAGTTTGAACTGCAGGAACAAGAGAAACATTGGTCGAGCGAAGAAGATAATTCGAAAAAGTAA